From a single Xylanibacillus composti genomic region:
- the hisG gene encoding ATP phosphoribosyltransferase: MGNRLKVAMPKGRIYKQASKLFREAGISIPEDLDDSRKLIIPVPEIGMEFIMAKPVDVPTYVEYGVADIGVVGKDVLMEENRDVYELLDLGIARCRMSVIGMPNWKPVMHPRVATKYPNVASQYFREKGQQVEVIKLNGSIELAPLIGLADRIVDMVETGQTIRENGLEEMEEMFPITSRLIANRVSYRMNYTDIQALCDRLQDRIGGRQG, translated from the coding sequence ATGGGCAACAGATTGAAAGTCGCGATGCCGAAAGGGCGTATCTATAAGCAAGCCTCGAAGCTGTTTCGAGAAGCGGGGATTTCCATTCCCGAGGATTTGGACGATTCGCGCAAGCTGATCATTCCGGTGCCGGAAATTGGCATGGAATTTATTATGGCCAAGCCCGTTGATGTCCCGACCTACGTCGAATATGGCGTGGCGGACATTGGCGTAGTCGGCAAGGATGTGCTGATGGAAGAAAATCGGGATGTGTATGAGCTGCTCGATTTGGGCATTGCCCGCTGCCGCATGTCCGTCATAGGCATGCCGAATTGGAAGCCCGTCATGCATCCGCGAGTAGCGACGAAATACCCGAATGTAGCATCCCAATACTTCAGGGAGAAGGGTCAGCAGGTGGAGGTCATCAAGCTGAACGGCTCGATTGAGCTGGCTCCCTTGATCGGCTTGGCTGACCGCATCGTCGATATGGTCGAGACCGGCCAGACGATTCGGGAGAACGGGCTCGAAGAGATGGAGGAGATGTTCCCGATTACGAGCAGACTGATTGCCAATCGGGTGAGCTATAGAATGAATTATACCGACATCCAGGCGCTATGCGACAGGCTCCAGGATCGAATCGGAGGAAGGCAGGGGTAA